A genome region from Armatimonadota bacterium includes the following:
- a CDS encoding alpha-ketoacid dehydrogenase subunit beta, which yields MAAVTTYREALRATLMEEMDRNPAVVLLGEDIGVYQGTFRITADFLSRYGPRRVIDTPISELGFIGAAIGMAMLGLRPVVEVMTWNFSLLAADQILNNAAKLRYFSGGQVEVPLVIRGPNGAGVQLSAQHSQSLEAVYAHFPGLQVALPATPADVRGLLLTALRGQDPVIFLENAALYGVKGEVPDGDAAIPFGRAEVMRGGRDVTLIAYSRMVHLALAAAEHLAREGVEAEVINLRTLRPLDGETVIHSVRRTHRAVVVQEQWKPFGAAAEIAALISEEAFDLLDAPVERVTGADVPMPYARNLELLALPHERDIVAAARRTLYRQ from the coding sequence ATGGCTGCGGTCACCACTTACCGCGAGGCGCTGCGGGCCACCCTGATGGAGGAGATGGACCGCAATCCGGCGGTCGTCCTGCTGGGCGAGGACATCGGGGTCTACCAGGGCACCTTCCGCATCACCGCCGACTTCCTCAGCCGCTACGGGCCGCGGCGGGTCATCGACACGCCCATCTCGGAGCTGGGCTTCATCGGCGCAGCCATCGGCATGGCCATGCTGGGGCTGCGTCCCGTGGTGGAGGTGATGACCTGGAACTTCTCCCTGCTGGCCGCCGACCAGATCCTGAACAACGCGGCCAAGCTGCGCTACTTCTCCGGCGGTCAGGTGGAGGTGCCGCTGGTGATCCGCGGCCCCAATGGCGCCGGGGTGCAGCTCTCCGCACAGCACTCCCAGAGCCTGGAAGCGGTATACGCCCACTTCCCCGGACTGCAGGTGGCGCTTCCGGCCACGCCGGCGGACGTGCGCGGGCTGCTGCTCACCGCGCTGCGCGGCCAGGATCCGGTGATCTTCCTGGAGAACGCCGCCCTCTACGGGGTGAAGGGGGAGGTCCCCGACGGCGACGCCGCCATTCCCTTCGGCCGGGCCGAGGTCATGCGGGGCGGCCGCGACGTCACCCTGATAGCCTACAGCCGGATGGTGCACCTGGCGCTGGCCGCGGCGGAGCATCTGGCGCGGGAGGGGGTGGAGGCTGAGGTGATCAACCTGCGGACGCTGAGGCCCCTGGATGGCGAGACCGTCATCCACTCCGTCCGCCGCACCCACCGGGCGGTGGTGGTGCAGGAGCAGTGGAAGCCCTTCGGCGCCGCGGCGGAGATCGCCGCCTTGATCTCGGAAGAGGCCTTCGACCTGCTGGACGCGCCGGTGGAGCGGGTTACTGGCGCGGACGTGCCTATGCCGTATGCCCGCAACCTGGAGCTGCTGGCCTTGCCCCACGAACGGGACATCGTGGCCGCGGCCCGGCGCACGCTCTACCGCCAGTAG